A DNA window from Vibrio sp. CDRSL-10 TSBA contains the following coding sequences:
- a CDS encoding VF530 family protein — MSEAQPNNPLHGLTLEKILVQLVEHYGWPELYEQVNINCFYNSPSIKSSLKFLRKTQWARDKVEALYIDTFCCS; from the coding sequence ATGAGTGAAGCTCAACCGAATAACCCTCTGCACGGGTTAACTCTGGAAAAAATTTTAGTACAACTGGTCGAACATTACGGTTGGCCGGAGCTGTATGAACAAGTCAATATCAACTGCTTTTACAACTCACCATCCATCAAGTCATCACTGAAGTTTTTACGTAAAACTCAGTGGGCGCGTGATAAAGTTGAAGCCTTATATATCGATACCTTTTGCTGTTCTTAA
- the rplT gene encoding 50S ribosomal protein L20, with protein sequence MPRVKRGVQARARHKKVLKQAKGYYGARSRVYRVAFQAVTKAGQYAYRDRRNKKRQFRQLWIARINAASRQNGLSYSRFINGLKKASIEIDRKILADIAVFDKAAFAVLVEKAKAAL encoded by the coding sequence ATGCCTCGCGTAAAACGTGGTGTACAAGCTCGTGCACGTCATAAGAAAGTTCTGAAACAAGCTAAAGGTTACTACGGTGCACGTTCACGTGTTTACCGCGTAGCTTTCCAAGCAGTTACTAAAGCTGGTCAATACGCTTACCGTGACCGTCGCAACAAGAAACGTCAATTCCGTCAACTGTGGATTGCACGTATCAACGCGGCTTCTCGTCAAAATGGTCTATCTTACAGCCGTTTCATCAACGGTCTTAAGAAAGCATCTATCGAGATCGACCGTAAGATTCTTGCTGACATCGCAGTATTCGACAAAGCAGCATTTGCTGTTCTTGTAGAAAAAGCGAAAGCTGCTCTGTAA
- the rpmI gene encoding 50S ribosomal protein L35: protein MPKMKTNKGAAKRFKKTAGGIKYKHATKRHILTKRTTKNKRQLRPNAILPKCEVAAVIRMLPYA from the coding sequence ATGCCTAAGATGAAAACCAACAAAGGTGCTGCTAAGCGTTTCAAGAAAACTGCTGGTGGTATTAAGTACAAGCACGCTACTAAACGTCACATCCTGACTAAGCGTACTACTAAGAACAAGCGTCAGCTACGTCCAAATGCAATCCTTCCTAAATGTGAAGTGGCTGCAGTAATCCGTATGCTGCCATACGCTTAA
- the infC gene encoding translation initiation factor IF-3: MKGGRRGQVPAKQNQHRLNGEIRGVREVRLTGADGESVGIVSIQEALAAAEEAGMDLVEISPNAEPPVCRVMDYGKFLFEKSKAQKEQKKKQKQIQIKEVKFRPGTDIGDYQVKLRNLTGFLEEGNKVKVTIRFRGREMAHQDIGVDVLNRLKEDTAEIAVVESFPSRIEGRQMIMVLAPKKK; the protein is encoded by the coding sequence ATTAAAGGCGGAAGACGTGGCCAAGTACCGGCCAAACAAAACCAGCACCGTTTAAACGGTGAAATTCGTGGCGTTCGTGAAGTACGTTTAACAGGCGCTGACGGTGAATCTGTTGGTATCGTTTCGATCCAAGAAGCACTAGCAGCGGCCGAAGAAGCTGGTATGGATCTTGTAGAGATCAGCCCTAACGCCGAGCCACCAGTCTGTCGTGTGATGGACTATGGCAAGTTCCTCTTCGAAAAGAGTAAAGCTCAGAAAGAGCAGAAGAAGAAGCAAAAGCAGATCCAGATTAAGGAAGTTAAATTCCGTCCTGGGACTGATATTGGAGACTATCAGGTAAAACTACGCAACCTGACTGGTTTCCTTGAAGAAGGCAACAAAGTGAAAGTAACTATTCGCTTCCGTGGCCGAGAGATGGCACACCAAGACATCGGTGTTGACGTTCTGAACCGACTAAAAGAAGACACGGCAGAAATTGCTGTTGTGGAATCTTTCCCGTCGCGTATTGAAGGTCGTCAGATGATCATGGTGCTAGCCCCTAAGAAGAAGTAA
- a CDS encoding bifunctional diguanylate cyclase/phosphodiesterase, whose translation MQKLAKISAASLFYANEQPLPLNELLWDDWRSEVIFGPECQNQGLLSVTKVHSNQATMATYVFSLVNIDEQKRIQNQLNHLATHDQLTQLPNRRVLDTQLAGVEGCPATLVVIDLDHFKDVNDSYGHTAGDKVLVQVAYRLLASLSTNAQLESILHRTGGDEFALLVKDNDINQIRTIIADIQQQMTRAILIGNNTSVFISATLGVSLQANGEHRDMFQEADAAMYEAKRNQRGTYAIYEDRLTQQSQRKLLLSTKLKAALEQHLVQVYYQPQYNTTHQQLIGAEALARWHDEDLGWISPAEFVPVAEETGLIEKLGDYVLERACSDAALWLAEGYRLDKMSVNVSAHQLRFGHFAATLQRVLASSGFPAVKLELELTESAYIERKNDALNLLAQIKTLGVSLAIDDFGTGYSSLSYLSKMPCDTLKIDRSFVMHVTENQEQANLTSTIIKMAHDLSLVIVVEGVETAQQLQFFTQQGCQLIQGYFYSPPVAKDNFSVMLSKLDAAS comes from the coding sequence GTGCAGAAACTGGCTAAAATTTCCGCCGCCAGCCTGTTTTACGCGAACGAGCAACCTCTGCCCTTAAACGAGCTGTTATGGGACGACTGGCGGAGTGAAGTTATCTTCGGGCCGGAATGCCAGAATCAGGGCCTGCTTTCAGTCACTAAAGTGCATTCAAACCAGGCAACGATGGCCACCTATGTTTTTTCGCTGGTTAACATCGACGAGCAGAAGCGCATCCAGAATCAGTTGAATCATCTGGCGACCCATGACCAGTTGACTCAGTTGCCTAACCGCCGTGTGCTCGACACACAGTTGGCCGGGGTCGAAGGTTGTCCGGCAACTCTGGTTGTCATCGACCTGGACCATTTCAAGGATGTCAACGACAGTTACGGCCACACTGCCGGCGACAAAGTGCTGGTGCAGGTCGCCTATCGCCTGCTCGCTTCACTCAGCACAAACGCGCAGCTTGAATCGATTCTGCACCGTACAGGCGGCGATGAATTCGCGTTGTTGGTGAAAGACAACGACATCAATCAGATCCGGACCATCATTGCTGACATTCAGCAGCAGATGACGCGCGCCATCCTGATTGGCAATAATACCTCGGTATTCATTTCAGCCACCTTAGGTGTCAGTTTGCAGGCCAATGGGGAACATCGCGATATGTTCCAGGAAGCAGATGCCGCCATGTATGAAGCGAAGCGTAACCAGCGCGGTACTTACGCCATCTATGAAGACAGACTGACTCAGCAGAGCCAACGCAAGTTGCTGCTGAGTACCAAGCTTAAAGCCGCATTAGAGCAGCATCTGGTGCAGGTTTACTATCAGCCGCAATATAACACTACTCACCAGCAGTTGATTGGCGCAGAAGCGTTAGCACGCTGGCATGATGAAGATCTGGGCTGGATTTCCCCTGCCGAGTTTGTGCCAGTCGCAGAAGAGACCGGACTGATTGAGAAGCTGGGCGATTATGTATTGGAGCGAGCCTGCTCGGATGCTGCGCTGTGGCTGGCTGAGGGATATAGACTGGATAAGATGTCGGTGAATGTTTCAGCCCATCAGTTACGCTTTGGTCATTTTGCCGCTACCCTGCAGCGAGTTTTAGCCAGCTCCGGATTTCCGGCCGTTAAGCTTGAGCTGGAACTGACAGAATCAGCCTACATTGAGCGTAAAAACGATGCGCTTAATCTGCTTGCTCAAATTAAGACACTCGGTGTCAGTCTGGCCATCGATGACTTTGGGACTGGCTACTCATCGCTCTCTTATCTGTCAAAAATGCCGTGTGATACATTAAAAATTGATCGCAGCTTTGTCATGCATGTAACGGAGAACCAAGAGCAGGCCAATCTGACCTCAACCATCATCAAGATGGCGCACGACCTCTCTCTGGTCATTGTGGTAGAAGGTGTCGAGACAGCACAGCAGCTTCAGTTTTTTACTCAGCAAGGCTGCCAGCTTATTCAGGGCTATTTCTATTCACCACCTGTCGCAAAAGACAATTTCAGCGTTATGCTCAGCAAGCTTGACGCCGCGTCCTAA
- a CDS encoding DEAD/DEAH box helicase, with protein sequence MQENVIQFSDLALNSAILSALNEMGFVSPTPIQAAAIPLLLEGRDALGKAQTGTGKTAAFSLPLLNKLDLSQHKPQAIVMAPTRELAIQVAAEVKNLGQNIKGLKVLEIYGGASIVDQMRALKSGAHIVVGTPGRVKDLITRERLHLDECHTFVLDEADEMLKMGFVDDVTWIMEQAPETAQRVLFSATMPPMVKDIVDRFLREPARVDVAGSNQTVAKVEQQFWVVKGVEKDEAMARLLETEETDASIVFVRTRQDTERLADWLCARGFKAAALHGDIPQSLRERTVDHIKQGVIDILVATDVVARGLDVPRITHVFNYDIPFDVESYIHRIGRTGRAGRKGKAILLVRTNQIRMLRTIERVTRSSMEEIQLPHRDKVAEARLSMLAVELEAEKEHTSLEKFAELVEKLQASLEIDATTLAAILLKRQQGKRPLFYVGEDPMLEALERDKLRRRERRENGDRGERGGRREFTNTEWDTYQLQVGRDQGVQVKDIVGALANELGLTKGSIGAIKLAQGHTFVQLPKSMTSEVSSKLRKLRIRQKEVGAVVCDFDDFRESRGRREGGNGGGRRDGGFRGNREGGNGARREGGGYRGNREGSREGGNRREGGERRFDRNRGGDDRGNYRGERGHSRRRNDA encoded by the coding sequence ATGCAAGAAAACGTCATTCAATTTAGTGACTTAGCACTTAACAGTGCCATCCTTTCCGCCCTTAACGAAATGGGCTTTGTTTCTCCGACTCCAATTCAGGCTGCTGCAATTCCTTTGCTTCTGGAAGGCCGCGATGCTCTGGGTAAAGCGCAAACCGGTACTGGTAAAACAGCTGCATTCTCTCTGCCTCTGCTCAACAAACTGGATCTGTCACAACATAAGCCACAGGCTATTGTGATGGCACCAACTCGTGAACTGGCTATCCAGGTTGCGGCAGAAGTGAAAAACCTTGGCCAAAACATCAAAGGCCTGAAAGTTCTTGAGATCTACGGTGGTGCATCTATCGTTGATCAAATGCGTGCTCTTAAATCAGGTGCTCACATCGTTGTGGGTACTCCTGGCCGTGTTAAAGATCTGATTACTCGTGAACGCCTGCACCTGGACGAATGTCATACTTTCGTTCTGGATGAAGCGGACGAAATGCTGAAAATGGGCTTCGTTGACGATGTAACCTGGATCATGGAGCAAGCTCCTGAAACAGCACAGCGCGTTCTGTTCTCTGCAACCATGCCTCCAATGGTTAAAGACATCGTTGACCGCTTCCTGCGTGAACCAGCGCGTGTTGACGTTGCAGGTTCTAACCAGACTGTTGCTAAAGTAGAGCAGCAATTCTGGGTAGTGAAGGGCGTAGAGAAAGACGAAGCAATGGCTCGTCTGCTTGAAACCGAAGAAACTGACGCATCTATCGTATTCGTACGTACTCGTCAGGATACCGAGCGCCTGGCTGACTGGCTGTGTGCACGTGGCTTTAAAGCAGCGGCACTGCACGGCGATATCCCTCAGTCACTACGTGAGCGTACTGTTGACCACATCAAACAAGGTGTGATTGATATTCTGGTTGCTACTGACGTTGTTGCTCGTGGTCTGGACGTGCCGCGTATCACGCACGTATTTAACTACGACATCCCGTTCGATGTAGAGTCTTACATTCACCGTATCGGTCGTACTGGCCGTGCTGGTCGTAAAGGTAAAGCGATCCTGCTGGTTCGCACTAACCAGATCCGCATGCTGCGTACTATCGAGCGCGTGACTCGTTCTTCAATGGAAGAAATTCAACTGCCACACCGTGACAAGGTTGCTGAAGCACGCCTGAGCATGCTGGCAGTAGAACTGGAAGCAGAGAAAGAGCACACTTCTCTGGAGAAATTCGCTGAGCTGGTTGAAAAACTGCAAGCTTCTCTGGAAATTGATGCAACGACTCTGGCTGCTATCCTGCTGAAACGTCAGCAAGGTAAGCGTCCGCTGTTCTACGTTGGTGAAGACCCAATGCTGGAAGCGCTTGAGCGTGACAAGCTGCGTCGTCGTGAGCGTCGTGAGAATGGCGATCGCGGTGAGCGTGGTGGCCGTCGTGAATTCACGAACACTGAATGGGATACATACCAGCTGCAAGTTGGCCGTGACCAAGGTGTTCAGGTTAAAGACATCGTTGGCGCACTGGCAAACGAACTGGGTCTGACCAAAGGTTCTATCGGTGCGATCAAACTGGCTCAGGGCCATACGTTCGTACAGCTGCCTAAGAGCATGACCAGCGAAGTAAGTTCTAAACTGCGTAAACTGCGTATCCGTCAGAAAGAAGTGGGTGCGGTAGTTTGTGATTTTGATGACTTCCGTGAGTCTCGTGGTCGCCGTGAAGGCGGTAACGGTGGCGGTCGTCGTGACGGTGGTTTCCGTGGTAACCGTGAAGGCGGTAACGGTGCTCGTCGCGAAGGTGGTGGTTACCGTGGTAACCGCGAAGGCAGCCGTGAAGGTGGCAACCGTCGTGAAGGTGGTGAACGTCGCTTTGATCGCAACCGTGGTGGCGATGACCGTGGTAACTACCGTGGTGAACGTGGTCACAGCCGTCGTCGTAACGACGCATAA